A portion of the Pseudomonas koreensis genome contains these proteins:
- a CDS encoding OmpA family protein: MSLNSNALGILLLAGCASLYGCAGQHSEAALQQAGADFQKVKEDSNVLRIAPKDVIRAGESLARADRLSTYWGSGADVVHYAYLSQRYSEIAREHTNQALNEERAAKLELERQRLQLALRESKLLSVQQQGKWLEEQIVALATTQTDRGLVMTLGDVLFDTGEAELKNSANRVVLKIVQFLQLNPKRVVRIEGYTDSTGGKQENLKLSRDRAQSVADVLVDLGVDEKRIQVEGYGDQFPVDANASERGRAQNRRVEIVFSDEKGQLGAAR; encoded by the coding sequence ATGAGCCTGAATTCCAACGCCCTTGGCATTCTGCTTCTTGCCGGTTGCGCCAGCCTGTACGGCTGCGCCGGCCAGCATAGCGAGGCGGCGCTGCAACAGGCCGGCGCTGATTTCCAGAAGGTCAAGGAAGATTCCAACGTGCTGCGCATCGCGCCGAAAGACGTGATCCGTGCCGGTGAATCCCTGGCCCGCGCCGATCGTCTGTCGACCTATTGGGGCAGCGGTGCCGACGTGGTGCATTACGCCTACCTGAGTCAGCGCTACAGCGAAATCGCTCGCGAGCATACCAATCAGGCGCTCAATGAGGAACGCGCAGCCAAGCTCGAGCTGGAGCGGCAACGGCTGCAACTGGCCCTGCGCGAATCGAAGCTGCTCAGCGTGCAGCAGCAGGGCAAATGGCTGGAGGAACAGATCGTGGCGCTGGCCACCACGCAGACCGATCGCGGTCTGGTGATGACCCTCGGCGACGTGTTGTTCGACACCGGCGAAGCGGAACTGAAGAACTCGGCCAACCGTGTCGTGTTGAAGATCGTTCAGTTCCTGCAACTGAACCCCAAGCGCGTGGTGCGCATCGAGGGTTATACCGACAGCACCGGCGGCAAACAGGAAAACCTCAAACTGTCCCGCGACCGCGCGCAATCGGTGGCTGACGTGCTGGTCGATCTGGGCGTCGATGAAAAACGCATTCAGGTCGAAGGTTACGGTGACCAGTTTCCGGTAGACGCCAATGCTTCCGAGCGCGGCAGGGCGCAGAACCGCCGGGTGGAAATTGTTTTCTCCGACGAAAAAGGCCAGCTCGGCGCCGCCCGCTGA
- a CDS encoding electron transfer flavoprotein-ubiquinone oxidoreductase produces the protein MEREYMEFDVVIVGAGPAGLSAACRLKQKAADAGKEISVCVVEKGSEVGAHILSGAVFEPRALNELFPDWKELGAPLNTPVTRDDIFVLKNADSAQKIPDFFVPKTMHNEGNYIISLGNLCRWLAQQAENLGVEIYPGFAAQEALIDENGVVRGIITGDLGVDREGQPKEGLYTPGMELRGKYTLFAEGCRGHIGKQLIKRYNLDSDADVQHYGIGLKEIWEIDPAKHQPGLVVHTAGWPLDIMGTENTGGSFLYHLENNQVVVGLIVDLSYSNTYLSPFDEFQRLKHHPVLKQYLEGGKRVSYGARAIAKGGLNSLPKMVFKGGALIGCDLGTLNFAKIKGSHTAMKSGMLAAESVADALFAEQDCTVELTTYVDAFKNSWLHEELFASRNFGAAIHKYGAIIGGGFNWLDQNIFGGKLPFTLRDPKPDYACLKLAADCKKIDYPKPDGKLSFDKLSSVFISGTNHEEEQPCHLKLTDPSIPISKNLPLYDEPAQRYCPAGVYEVITKEDGEKRFQINAQNCVHCKTCDIKDPAQNITWVAPEGAGGPTYPNM, from the coding sequence GTGGAACGCGAATACATGGAATTCGACGTCGTCATCGTCGGTGCCGGCCCCGCTGGTCTGTCCGCCGCCTGCCGCTTGAAGCAGAAGGCCGCTGACGCCGGTAAGGAAATCAGCGTCTGCGTGGTCGAAAAAGGCTCCGAAGTCGGCGCGCACATCCTCTCCGGTGCGGTGTTCGAACCGCGCGCACTGAACGAGCTGTTCCCGGACTGGAAAGAACTCGGCGCGCCGCTGAACACGCCAGTAACACGCGATGACATTTTCGTGCTGAAAAACGCCGACAGCGCGCAGAAGATTCCTGACTTCTTTGTGCCCAAGACCATGCACAACGAAGGCAACTACATTATCTCCCTCGGCAACCTGTGCCGCTGGCTGGCTCAGCAGGCCGAAAACCTCGGTGTGGAAATCTACCCGGGCTTCGCCGCTCAGGAAGCACTGATCGATGAAAACGGCGTGGTGCGCGGGATCATCACCGGTGATCTGGGCGTAGATCGTGAAGGCCAGCCGAAAGAAGGCCTGTACACCCCGGGCATGGAACTGCGTGGCAAGTACACGCTGTTCGCCGAAGGCTGCCGTGGTCACATCGGCAAGCAACTGATCAAGCGTTACAACCTCGACAGCGATGCCGACGTCCAGCATTACGGCATCGGTCTGAAAGAGATCTGGGAAATCGACCCGGCCAAGCATCAGCCAGGCCTGGTGGTGCACACCGCCGGCTGGCCGCTGGACATCATGGGCACCGAGAACACCGGCGGCTCGTTCCTTTATCACCTGGAAAACAATCAGGTGGTGGTCGGTCTGATCGTCGACCTGTCCTACAGCAACACTTACCTGTCGCCATTCGACGAATTCCAGCGCCTCAAGCATCACCCGGTGCTCAAGCAATACCTGGAAGGCGGCAAGCGCGTCAGCTACGGCGCCCGCGCCATCGCCAAGGGCGGCCTGAACTCGCTGCCGAAAATGGTCTTCAAGGGTGGCGCGCTGATCGGTTGCGACCTCGGTACCCTGAACTTCGCCAAGATCAAAGGCAGCCACACCGCGATGAAGTCCGGCATGCTCGCGGCTGAATCGGTAGCCGATGCGCTGTTCGCCGAGCAGGACTGCACGGTCGAGCTGACCACTTATGTTGACGCGTTCAAGAACAGCTGGCTGCACGAAGAACTGTTCGCCAGTCGCAACTTCGGCGCGGCGATTCACAAATACGGCGCGATCATCGGTGGTGGTTTCAACTGGCTCGACCAGAACATCTTCGGCGGCAAACTGCCGTTCACCCTGCGCGACCCCAAGCCGGATTACGCCTGCCTCAAGCTCGCGGCCGACTGCAAGAAGATCGACTATCCGAAACCCGACGGCAAACTGAGTTTCGACAAACTCAGCTCGGTGTTCATCTCCGGTACCAACCACGAAGAAGAACAGCCATGCCATTTGAAGCTGACCGACCCGAGCATCCCGATCAGCAAGAACCTGCCGCTGTACGACGAACCGGCGCAGCGCTACTGCCCGGCCGGCGTGTACGAAGTGATCACCAAGGAAGACGGCGAGAAGCGCTTCCAGATCAACGCCCAGAACTGCGTGCACTGCAAGACCTGTGACATCAAGGACCCTGCGCAGAACATCACCTGGGTGGCGCCGGAAGGTGCCGGCGGCCCGACTTATCCGAACATGTAA
- a CDS encoding YkgJ family cysteine cluster protein: protein MKCREGCGACCIAPSISSPIPGMPDGKPAGERCVQLSVDNLCSIFGRPERPAVCSGFAADVEVCGGSSEEAIRLIGWWEQMTAA, encoded by the coding sequence ATGAAATGCCGCGAAGGCTGTGGCGCTTGCTGCATTGCCCCCTCCATCAGTTCACCGATCCCCGGCATGCCCGACGGCAAACCCGCCGGCGAACGTTGCGTGCAACTGTCGGTCGATAACCTGTGCAGCATTTTCGGCCGCCCGGAACGTCCGGCTGTTTGCTCGGGCTTCGCTGCGGATGTCGAGGTCTGCGGCGGCAGCTCGGAAGAAGCGATCAGATTGATCGGCTGGTGGGAGCAGATGACGGCGGCGTGA
- a CDS encoding NAD(P)-dependent alcohol dehydrogenase: MYTAIGYAAQSATTPLAPMKFERRSPRADDVAIEILYCGVCHSDIHQARNEWGIAVYPLMPGHEIVGKVTAVGTNVTRHKVGDLVGVGCMVDSCRSCEACQANLEQYCLEGPTMTYATPDRVDGSNTMGGYSDSIVVSEHFVVRIPERLALASAAPILCAGITTYSPLKHYGVKAGDKVGILGMGGLGHMGIKFAKAMGAEVTLFTRSASKAEEGRRQGADHVIVSTDAEQMKAAAGYFDFLLDTIPVQHDLNPYLDTLRFDGVHILVGLIEPVNPPVHAGKLVMSRRVLAGSLIGGIAETQEVLDFCAEHNITCDIEMLDIRNINEAYARMIAGDVKYRFVIDMATLKA, from the coding sequence ATGTACACCGCCATCGGCTATGCCGCCCAATCGGCCACTACTCCCCTCGCCCCGATGAAATTCGAACGCCGCAGCCCGCGCGCGGACGACGTGGCGATCGAAATTCTCTACTGCGGCGTCTGCCATTCCGACATCCATCAGGCACGCAATGAATGGGGCATCGCCGTTTATCCGCTGATGCCCGGCCATGAGATCGTCGGAAAAGTCACCGCTGTCGGAACGAATGTCACCCGTCACAAGGTAGGCGATCTGGTTGGCGTCGGCTGCATGGTCGACTCCTGCCGCAGTTGCGAAGCGTGCCAGGCGAACCTCGAGCAATATTGCCTCGAAGGCCCGACCATGACCTACGCCACCCCGGACCGGGTCGATGGCAGCAACACCATGGGCGGTTATTCCGACAGCATCGTGGTCAGCGAACACTTTGTCGTGCGCATCCCGGAACGCCTGGCGCTGGCCAGCGCCGCACCGATTCTCTGCGCCGGCATCACCACCTACTCGCCGCTCAAGCACTACGGCGTGAAGGCCGGTGACAAGGTCGGGATTCTCGGCATGGGCGGCCTGGGCCACATGGGCATCAAGTTCGCCAAGGCCATGGGCGCAGAAGTGACATTGTTCACGCGCTCGGCGAGCAAGGCGGAAGAAGGTCGTCGTCAGGGCGCCGATCATGTGATCGTCTCCACCGACGCCGAGCAGATGAAGGCCGCGGCCGGTTACTTCGACTTTTTGCTCGACACCATTCCGGTGCAGCACGACCTCAATCCGTACCTCGACACCCTGCGCTTCGATGGCGTGCACATTCTGGTGGGCCTGATCGAGCCGGTGAACCCGCCCGTCCACGCCGGCAAACTGGTGATGAGCCGTCGCGTACTGGCCGGCTCGCTGATCGGCGGTATCGCCGAAACCCAGGAAGTGCTGGATTTCTGCGCCGAGCACAACATCACCTGCGACATCGAAATGCTCGACATCCGCAATATCAACGAAGCCTACGCGCGGATGATTGCCGGTGACGTGAAGTACCGTTTCGTCATCGACATGGCGACGCTGAAGGCTTAA
- a CDS encoding translation initiation factor 2 codes for MKAIVPAAWVLLGLLMIGQVPGVMAAAAQEKPAATGTANKAVKTAVPAKKAQAKKNATVKKRRPVASKSKSASEVAKTKLPPAKLDLSLPKDMVEELKPKGTVELPKREAILPQMFGEKDNGFQLNGRLLSNEMQLQLRNEARRDVEGAALDFEFKQ; via the coding sequence ATGAAAGCGATTGTTCCTGCCGCGTGGGTATTGCTGGGTTTGCTGATGATCGGTCAGGTACCGGGTGTCATGGCGGCCGCAGCCCAGGAAAAACCGGCAGCGACGGGTACGGCGAACAAAGCCGTGAAAACCGCGGTTCCCGCGAAGAAAGCCCAGGCCAAAAAAAACGCCACAGTGAAGAAGCGCCGCCCGGTTGCGTCGAAATCGAAATCCGCCAGCGAAGTGGCGAAAACCAAATTGCCGCCGGCAAAACTCGATCTCAGCCTGCCCAAGGATATGGTTGAAGAGTTGAAGCCCAAGGGTACCGTGGAGCTGCCCAAACGCGAGGCGATCCTGCCGCAGATGTTTGGCGAGAAAGACAACGGTTTTCAGCTCAACGGCCGCTTGCTCAGCAACGAAATGCAGTTGCAACTTCGCAACGAAGCGCGACGCGATGTAGAAGGCGCGGCGCTGGATTTCGAATTCAAACAATAG
- a CDS encoding DUF4398 domain-containing protein, with product MSIRPLFAAVAVLALAGCATDPAPSEQMRLTEQAIAQAKAVGATADEVPEMQLAETKYNRAKGNMADESYRNARMRAEQAELDARLAEAKVLTKKSEEQLNVLNTRIVRLRKQLQLGEAQ from the coding sequence GTGAGTATTCGACCTCTTTTCGCGGCTGTGGCCGTTCTGGCCCTGGCCGGGTGCGCAACCGATCCGGCACCCAGTGAACAAATGCGTTTGACCGAACAAGCCATCGCGCAGGCCAAGGCAGTCGGCGCCACCGCTGACGAAGTGCCGGAAATGCAGCTGGCCGAAACCAAATACAACCGTGCCAAGGGCAATATGGCGGACGAGTCCTATCGCAACGCGCGCATGCGTGCCGAGCAGGCCGAACTGGATGCACGTCTGGCCGAAGCCAAGGTGCTGACGAAAAAAAGCGAAGAGCAACTCAATGTGCTCAATACCCGCATTGTCCGCCTGCGCAAGCAGCTGCAACTGGGGGAAGCGCAATGA
- a CDS encoding PLP-dependent aminotransferase family protein, with the protein MTNLLLYQRIAQQLAEDIRRGVYQPGERVPSVRKMSSQLNVSHATVLQAYANLEDQGLIRARPQSGYYVHQTPALTAPTPDIARVERPGLVTRSSIIQQVLVESRREGVFPLGAAVPSVDYLPVRALHQQLAKVTRFHSPRAFSYMFSPGFEPLRRQVAIRMRDAGVVVDPSEVVITHGCVDALQMSLRVLTRPGDLIAAESPTYYGLLQLADLLGLKVIEIPSDPATGMSLEALQLAANQWSIKALVLTTRLSNPLGGTMPEERQKQLLRLASDFDIQIVEDDIYGELMFEQGRTKALKAYDRLDRVIYCSSFSKTLSPGVRIGWMIAGKYQQEIQRLQTFSTHSACSVTQMAIAAYLENGGYDRHLRYIRQEYRKNLSAFQLAVQQHFPEGTQMSRPTGGFILWVSLPGRVNTQELHVRALQQGISIAPGLIFSNTEQFNHCIRLNCGIPWNREAERALMTLGLLATQLCQETAGGF; encoded by the coding sequence ATGACCAATCTCTTGCTCTACCAACGTATTGCTCAGCAACTGGCCGAAGACATCCGCCGTGGTGTCTATCAACCCGGGGAGCGCGTGCCTTCGGTGCGCAAGATGAGTTCGCAGCTCAACGTCAGCCATGCGACTGTGCTGCAGGCGTACGCCAACCTTGAAGATCAGGGCCTGATCCGCGCCCGGCCGCAGTCGGGTTACTACGTGCACCAGACCCCGGCGCTGACCGCGCCGACGCCGGACATTGCCCGGGTCGAACGGCCGGGGCTGGTCACCCGCAGCAGCATCATCCAACAGGTATTGGTCGAGTCCCGGCGTGAAGGCGTGTTCCCGCTTGGCGCTGCGGTGCCGAGTGTCGATTATTTGCCGGTAAGGGCACTGCATCAGCAGCTCGCCAAGGTCACCCGGTTTCACAGTCCACGGGCGTTCAGCTACATGTTCAGCCCCGGCTTCGAACCGCTGCGCCGGCAAGTCGCGATCCGCATGCGGGACGCCGGCGTGGTGGTCGATCCGTCGGAAGTGGTGATCACCCACGGCTGTGTCGATGCCTTGCAAATGTCATTGCGCGTGCTGACCCGGCCGGGCGATCTGATCGCGGCGGAATCACCGACCTATTACGGCCTGCTGCAACTGGCTGATCTGCTCGGTCTGAAAGTCATCGAAATCCCCAGTGATCCCGCCACCGGCATGAGCCTGGAAGCCTTGCAACTGGCCGCCAACCAATGGTCGATCAAGGCACTGGTGCTGACCACGCGCCTGAGCAATCCACTCGGCGGAACCATGCCGGAAGAGCGGCAGAAACAGTTGCTGCGCCTGGCCTCGGATTTCGACATTCAGATTGTCGAAGACGATATCTATGGCGAACTGATGTTCGAGCAAGGCCGCACCAAAGCGCTGAAAGCCTATGACCGGCTGGATCGGGTGATCTACTGCTCGAGCTTCTCCAAAACCTTATCGCCAGGTGTGCGCATCGGCTGGATGATCGCTGGCAAGTACCAGCAGGAAATCCAGCGCCTGCAAACCTTCAGCACCCATTCGGCGTGCAGCGTTACGCAAATGGCGATCGCCGCCTATCTGGAAAACGGCGGTTATGACCGGCATTTACGGTACATCCGTCAGGAATACCGAAAAAATCTCAGTGCGTTTCAGCTCGCGGTGCAGCAACATTTCCCCGAAGGCACGCAAATGTCCCGGCCCACCGGCGGTTTTATCCTGTGGGTGAGCTTGCCGGGGCGGGTCAACACTCAGGAATTGCATGTCCGCGCATTGCAGCAAGGCATCAGCATCGCGCCGGGGCTGATCTTCAGTAACACCGAGCAGTTCAACCACTGTATCCGCCTCAATTGCGGCATTCCTTGGAATCGCGAGGCGGAGCGGGCACTGATGACGCTGGGTCTGTTGGCGACGCAACTGTGTCAGGAAACCGCTGGCGGATTCTGA
- a CDS encoding electron transfer flavoprotein subunit beta/FixA family protein, translated as MKVLVAVKRVVDYNVKVRVKADNSGVDLANVKMSMNPFCEIAVEEAVRLKEKGVATEIVVVSIGPTTAQEQLRTALALGADRAILVESAEDLTSLAVAKLLKAVVDKEQPQLVILGKQAIDSDNNQTGQMLAALSGYGQGTFASKVEVSGDSVAVTREIDGGAQTVSLKLPAIVTTDLRLNEPRYASLPNIMKAKKKPLEVLTPDALGVSTASTNKTLKVEAPAARSAGVKVKSVAELVEKLKNEAKVI; from the coding sequence ATGAAGGTTCTTGTAGCTGTCAAACGCGTTGTGGATTACAACGTCAAGGTCCGCGTCAAGGCGGACAATTCCGGCGTCGACCTCGCCAACGTCAAGATGTCGATGAACCCATTCTGCGAAATCGCCGTGGAAGAAGCCGTACGCCTGAAAGAGAAGGGCGTTGCGACTGAAATCGTCGTCGTCTCCATCGGCCCGACCACCGCTCAGGAGCAGCTGCGTACCGCACTGGCTCTGGGTGCCGACCGCGCCATCCTCGTCGAATCCGCTGAAGACCTGACCTCGCTGGCCGTGGCCAAGCTGCTCAAGGCCGTCGTCGACAAGGAACAGCCTCAGTTGGTGATCCTTGGCAAACAGGCGATCGACAGCGACAACAACCAGACCGGTCAGATGCTCGCTGCACTGAGCGGCTACGGCCAGGGCACGTTCGCTTCGAAAGTCGAAGTCTCCGGCGACAGCGTTGCCGTGACCCGCGAAATCGACGGCGGCGCGCAGACCGTTTCGCTGAAACTGCCGGCCATCGTCACCACCGACCTGCGTTTGAACGAGCCGCGCTACGCGTCCCTGCCAAACATCATGAAAGCCAAGAAGAAGCCTCTCGAAGTGCTGACTCCGGACGCTTTGGGCGTTTCCACCGCCTCCACCAACAAGACTCTGAAAGTCGAAGCGCCGGCAGCACGCAGCGCAGGCGTCAAGGTCAAGTCGGTGGCTGAATTGGTCGAGAAACTGAAAAACGAAGCGAAGGTAATCTGA
- a CDS encoding electron transfer flavoprotein subunit alpha/FixB family protein has product MTILVIAEHDNKVLAPATLNTVAAAAKIGGDIHVLVAGQGAGPVAEAAAKIAGVSKVLNADNAAYAHQLPENIAPLVAELGAGYSHILAAATSNGKNILPRVAAALDVDQISEIISVESADTFKRPIYAGNAIATVQSTAAIKVITVRATGFDPIAAEGGSAAVEAVGAAHDAGTSSFVSEELAKSDRPELTAAKIVVSGGRGMQNGDNFKHLYALADKLGAAVGASRAAVDAGFVPNDMQVGQTGKIVAPQLYIAVGISGAIQHLAGMKDSKVIVAINKDEEAPIFQVADYGLVADLFEAVPELEKLV; this is encoded by the coding sequence ATGACTATCTTGGTAATCGCCGAACACGACAACAAAGTGCTGGCCCCGGCCACACTGAACACCGTGGCCGCTGCTGCCAAAATCGGCGGCGACATCCACGTTCTGGTGGCAGGTCAGGGCGCAGGCCCGGTGGCCGAAGCCGCGGCGAAAATCGCTGGCGTGAGCAAAGTCCTCAACGCTGACAACGCCGCCTACGCGCATCAGCTGCCGGAAAACATCGCGCCGCTGGTAGCCGAGCTGGGCGCTGGCTACAGCCACATCCTCGCTGCCGCGACCTCCAACGGCAAAAACATCCTGCCGCGCGTGGCTGCTGCGCTGGACGTTGACCAGATCTCCGAGATCATCTCGGTCGAAAGCGCTGACACCTTCAAGCGTCCGATCTACGCCGGTAACGCCATCGCTACCGTGCAATCGACTGCTGCGATCAAAGTCATCACCGTGCGTGCCACCGGCTTCGATCCGATTGCCGCTGAAGGTGGTTCGGCTGCCGTTGAAGCGGTTGGTGCTGCCCACGACGCCGGTACGTCGAGCTTCGTCAGCGAAGAGCTGGCCAAGTCCGATCGTCCTGAGCTGACCGCTGCCAAGATCGTCGTTTCCGGCGGTCGCGGCATGCAGAACGGCGACAACTTCAAACACCTGTACGCTCTGGCCGACAAGCTCGGCGCGGCTGTTGGTGCTTCCCGCGCTGCGGTCGACGCAGGTTTCGTACCGAACGACATGCAGGTCGGTCAGACCGGCAAGATCGTTGCGCCACAGCTGTACATCGCCGTCGGTATCTCCGGCGCGATCCAGCATCTGGCCGGTATGAAAGACTCCAAAGTGATCGTTGCGATCAACAAGGACGAAGAAGCGCCGATCTTCCAGGTGGCCGATTACGGTCTGGTGGCGGATCTGTTCGAAGCAGTACCTGAGCTGGAGAAGCTGGTCTAA
- a CDS encoding substrate-binding periplasmic protein: protein MDLRCGWLLGLVLLPGLATAAGKCERLVVTGSPDAPPYLWQDPQNPKQLIGASADLLQQVAKDLGIKVDLLYAGKRSQALDEVRSGRMDMLADAPLTVNELENLDYIHPPLLENDYLVWTRKGSTLTYAEAADLKGHAGAVSEKSRMTQAFGAFAEQNLTLTRTANLTQALQKLLLGEVEYVLAGRYSGLAAAQALGMSNDLLTFEQPIDRPGLFLAVSHNSACNDPWLRGQLAKKMTELSASGLTEAALQRNIERWKAQQQQPPQPVSAPKQ from the coding sequence ATGGATCTGCGCTGCGGATGGTTGTTGGGATTGGTGCTGTTGCCCGGTTTGGCCACGGCCGCTGGCAAGTGCGAGCGCCTGGTCGTCACCGGCAGCCCGGATGCGCCGCCGTACCTTTGGCAGGACCCGCAAAACCCCAAGCAATTGATCGGTGCCAGTGCCGATCTGTTGCAGCAAGTGGCCAAGGACCTCGGCATCAAAGTCGATCTGCTGTATGCCGGCAAACGCTCGCAAGCGCTCGACGAAGTGCGCAGCGGGCGCATGGACATGCTGGCCGACGCACCGCTGACCGTGAATGAGCTGGAAAACCTCGACTACATTCATCCGCCCCTGCTGGAAAACGACTACCTGGTGTGGACACGCAAAGGCTCGACGCTGACCTATGCCGAGGCGGCCGATCTGAAAGGCCATGCCGGCGCGGTGTCGGAAAAGTCTCGGATGACCCAGGCATTCGGCGCTTTCGCCGAGCAGAATCTGACCCTGACGCGGACGGCCAACCTTACCCAGGCCTTGCAGAAATTGCTCTTGGGTGAGGTGGAATATGTACTCGCCGGGCGCTACTCAGGGCTCGCCGCCGCGCAGGCATTAGGCATGAGCAACGATCTGTTGACGTTCGAGCAACCCATCGACCGGCCGGGTCTGTTCCTCGCGGTTTCGCATAACTCGGCCTGCAACGATCCGTGGTTGCGCGGACAGCTCGCCAAAAAGATGACAGAATTGTCCGCGTCCGGACTGACGGAAGCCGCGCTGCAACGCAACATCGAGCGCTGGAAGGCGCAACAGCAACAGCCGCCACAACCTGTCAGTGCCCCAAAACAGTAG
- a CDS encoding AraC family transcriptional regulator, whose product MQLTRHLDANARLVSLIEPLALRDGYSQTGLPGVQILRASCDVARGPHIYEPSLMIIAQGSKLAFLGPRTMEYGAGHYLIQALPVPFECETFALPDAPLLGVSVAIDRVLLGELVLAMGLAPGRHIPAQTPESMTSVVLDDGMRGCVERLLSCLHDPLECQILGPARVRELLFVALRGPQADVLRALVEQQGQFARVAASISHLHAHYTEPLNVETLAGCANMSVSTFHEHFKRSTLLSPVQYLKRLRLLKAQTLLVAEGLGVAQVAHRVGYQSTSQFSREYKRYFERSPGDERAA is encoded by the coding sequence ATGCAGTTGACCCGTCATCTTGATGCCAATGCCCGCCTGGTTTCGCTGATCGAACCGCTGGCGCTGCGTGATGGCTACAGCCAGACCGGCCTGCCCGGTGTGCAGATCTTGCGCGCCAGTTGCGACGTCGCCCGTGGCCCGCATATCTACGAGCCGAGCCTGATGATCATCGCTCAGGGCAGCAAACTGGCGTTTCTCGGCCCACGCACCATGGAATACGGCGCCGGGCATTACCTGATCCAGGCGCTGCCGGTGCCGTTCGAATGTGAAACTTTCGCCTTGCCCGATGCGCCGTTGCTTGGTGTGTCGGTGGCGATCGATCGCGTGCTGCTCGGCGAGCTGGTGCTAGCCATGGGGTTGGCGCCGGGGCGGCATATTCCGGCGCAGACGCCGGAGTCGATGACCTCGGTGGTGCTCGATGATGGCATGCGCGGTTGTGTCGAGCGGCTGCTCAGCTGCCTGCACGATCCGCTGGAATGCCAGATTCTCGGCCCGGCGCGGGTCCGCGAATTATTGTTCGTCGCGCTGCGCGGGCCGCAAGCGGATGTGTTGCGCGCGTTGGTCGAGCAACAAGGGCAATTCGCCCGGGTGGCGGCGTCGATCAGCCATCTGCATGCGCACTACACCGAGCCACTGAATGTCGAGACCCTGGCCGGTTGCGCGAACATGAGCGTGTCGACCTTCCACGAGCATTTCAAACGCAGCACATTGTTGTCGCCGGTGCAGTATCTCAAGCGTTTGCGCTTGTTGAAGGCGCAGACGCTGCTGGTGGCGGAAGGGCTGGGTGTGGCGCAGGTGGCGCATCGGGTGGGGTATCAGAGCACGTCGCAGTTCAGCCGCGAGTACAAGCGTTACTTCGAGCGCAGCCCGGGAGACGAGCGCGCTGCTTGA
- a CDS encoding START domain-containing protein: MGSLHRIAVLCGLTAVLATSAAQAEDWKVAKNEDGIKVSLSEIPGSDYKSYQGVALMKTTIAKLRALQEDVSGACAWIYECKSQKLLKHEGDQSWTYTQFNTPWPVTSRDSVLKITTVEGTDGSLTRNLEGVPTYLPEEKGFVRVQQVKGFWKFVPKGDQVEVTYQVHTEPGGSVPAMVANKFVVDAPFNTLKALKQRAEK, encoded by the coding sequence ATGGGTTCGCTGCACCGTATCGCTGTGTTGTGTGGTCTGACTGCCGTACTCGCCACTTCGGCCGCCCAGGCGGAAGACTGGAAAGTCGCCAAGAACGAAGACGGCATCAAGGTTTCCCTGAGTGAAATACCCGGGTCTGACTACAAGTCCTATCAGGGCGTCGCGCTGATGAAGACCACCATCGCTAAATTGCGCGCTTTGCAGGAAGACGTCTCCGGCGCCTGCGCCTGGATCTACGAGTGCAAGTCCCAGAAGCTGCTCAAACATGAGGGCGATCAGAGCTGGACCTATACTCAGTTCAATACGCCGTGGCCAGTGACCTCGCGTGATTCGGTGTTGAAGATCACTACCGTTGAAGGCACCGATGGCAGCCTGACCCGCAACCTTGAAGGCGTGCCGACCTATCTGCCGGAAGAAAAAGGTTTCGTGCGGGTTCAGCAGGTCAAGGGTTTCTGGAAGTTTGTGCCTAAAGGCGATCAGGTCGAAGTGACCTATCAAGTGCACACCGAGCCAGGCGGCAGCGTTCCAGCGATGGTCGCCAACAAGTTTGTCGTTGATGCGCCATTCAATACCCTGAAAGCGCTGAAACAACGCGCCGAGAAATAA